In Pueribacillus theae, the following proteins share a genomic window:
- a CDS encoding branched-chain amino acid ABC transporter permease: MEHFIQQLVNGITLGSVYILMGIGLTLVFGILHIPNFAHGALYMLGGYVTLMMMTSVGVHYLIALVVSIFVVGFIAVLMERAVFHPLRKAPPIHDKIAAIGMMLFFEAFVLLVWGTEYQRMPTPYGNSIKIDAITITAQRILIIAVSIIVVALLYWFLKKTMIGASIIAMAQNREGAYLVGINANMVAMMTFFISGALAAIAAGLASPINLVFPAMGHLVIMKAFIIVIIGGMGSIPGAIFGGFLLGITESLGATYISSDYKDLIAFFLLVVIMTWKPTGLFAKGAH; the protein is encoded by the coding sequence ATGGAGCATTTTATTCAACAGCTAGTTAACGGCATTACACTGGGAAGCGTGTACATTCTTATGGGGATCGGATTAACCCTTGTATTTGGAATTTTACATATTCCCAATTTTGCTCACGGTGCATTGTATATGCTCGGAGGGTATGTGACGCTTATGATGATGACATCAGTTGGTGTACATTATTTAATTGCATTAGTTGTATCCATTTTTGTTGTAGGGTTCATAGCGGTATTAATGGAACGAGCGGTGTTTCACCCTTTAAGAAAAGCACCCCCGATCCATGACAAAATTGCTGCGATTGGAATGATGCTTTTTTTTGAGGCATTTGTTCTGCTCGTTTGGGGTACCGAATACCAAAGAATGCCGACACCCTACGGTAATTCAATCAAAATAGATGCCATTACGATTACGGCTCAAAGAATTTTGATTATTGCCGTTTCAATCATCGTCGTAGCTTTGCTTTACTGGTTTTTGAAAAAGACAATGATTGGCGCATCCATCATTGCCATGGCCCAAAACCGTGAAGGCGCTTATTTAGTCGGAATCAACGCGAATATGGTTGCCATGATGACATTTTTCATTTCCGGCGCGCTGGCAGCAATAGCCGCTGGATTGGCATCGCCTATTAATCTCGTATTTCCGGCAATGGGCCATCTTGTCATTATGAAAGCATTTATTATCGTCATTATAGGCGGCATGGGAAGCATACCTGGTGCCATTTTCGGTGGTTTTCTCCTTGGCATTACCGAAAGTTTGGGTGCAACTTACATTTCTAGTGACTACAAAGATTTAATTGCGTTTTTCTTGCTCGTAGTCATTATGACTTGGAAGCCTACAGGATTGTTCGCTAAGGGGGCTCACTAA
- a CDS encoding branched-chain amino acid ABC transporter permease, with translation MNKIMDKRIGIAVLVILSIIFPLLFDNKYIIHVMSLAFIYIIAIYGMNLLAGFTGYLSLAHAGFFAIGAYSLGVFTTKYEMTFWVSFVAAIVFTTVVGAIIGLIALRTKEHFFAIYTLIVGYLIYLLIDKWDVMTGGVRGLIGIPVPTAIGPIEFKSGLSMYYLILFFLLLSTLLITRIVHSLTGRTFIAIRNSEELAQTIGINTMTNKLVSFIISIFFAALAGALYASFVRFLGPDIANLPMVFDFLMYLIVGGLGTLSGPIVGTLLIVWLSQFLQGLQEYRMLLFGPILTLIVIFYPAGIVGAYRTIKMKLKHKKDLDNNNPVDKKVSNTNHEQSQIKEG, from the coding sequence ATGAATAAAATCATGGATAAGCGAATTGGCATTGCCGTATTAGTGATTCTTTCTATTATATTTCCACTTCTTTTCGATAACAAATATATCATACATGTCATGTCGTTAGCCTTTATCTATATTATTGCAATTTATGGAATGAATCTTCTGGCGGGGTTTACCGGGTATCTTTCTCTTGCGCATGCCGGCTTCTTCGCTATAGGAGCTTATTCACTTGGTGTGTTTACGACAAAATACGAAATGACGTTTTGGGTATCTTTTGTTGCTGCCATCGTTTTTACTACGGTTGTTGGAGCCATTATCGGCCTCATTGCACTGCGTACGAAAGAACACTTTTTTGCAATCTACACACTAATTGTTGGCTATCTCATCTATCTTCTCATTGATAAATGGGATGTCATGACAGGCGGTGTTCGCGGGTTGATCGGCATTCCCGTTCCTACAGCAATTGGCCCGATTGAATTTAAGTCTGGGTTATCCATGTATTATTTGATTTTATTCTTTCTTTTGCTTTCCACTTTATTAATAACGAGAATTGTCCACTCATTAACCGGAAGGACATTCATCGCCATTCGAAACAGTGAAGAGTTAGCACAGACCATTGGCATCAATACGATGACAAATAAACTGGTTTCATTTATTATTTCTATCTTTTTTGCTGCTTTGGCTGGAGCGCTTTACGCTTCTTTTGTCCGTTTCCTCGGACCTGATATTGCCAACCTGCCTATGGTGTTTGACTTTTTAATGTATCTCATTGTCGGAGGGCTTGGAACCCTTTCAGGCCCCATCGTTGGAACGTTATTAATCGTTTGGCTTTCACAATTTTTGCAAGGTTTGCAAGAATACCGGATGTTACTATTTGGCCCGATCTTGACGCTGATTGTTATCTTCTATCCAGCTGGAATTGTCGGTGCTTATCGAACGATTAAAATGAAATTAAAGCATAAAAAAGATTTGGACAACAATAACCCAGTTGATAAGAAAGTGTCGAATACAAATCATGAGCAAAGCCAAATCAAGGAGGGGTGA
- a CDS encoding ABC transporter ATP-binding protein, whose protein sequence is MAFVETKKLTKKFGGLTAVNNVDFKIEKGQITAIIGPNGAGKSTFFNLISGFYPPTSGTVIFDGQDITKVPSYNIAKLGMARTFQTTNLFETSTVLDNVIVGYRLRTKSRLFDAVFRTPREKREEKEALEKAIEVLDFVGLTHLANRQVALISQEAKKRVAFALALATEPKIVFLDEPAAGINPEETDGLAELMNKMKDNGITVCTIEHKMAMIMSIADKIMVLNQGMKIAEGTPEEIQNDPVVIEAYLGGESVAEVN, encoded by the coding sequence GTGGCATTTGTAGAAACGAAAAAACTGACGAAAAAATTTGGCGGTTTAACGGCAGTCAATAATGTAGATTTCAAAATTGAAAAAGGGCAAATCACAGCAATTATTGGACCGAACGGTGCAGGCAAATCAACATTTTTTAATTTAATCAGCGGGTTTTATCCGCCGACTTCTGGTACGGTTATTTTTGACGGACAAGATATTACGAAAGTGCCTTCTTATAATATCGCAAAATTAGGCATGGCACGGACGTTTCAAACAACAAACTTATTTGAGACCTCTACTGTTCTGGATAATGTTATCGTCGGTTATCGGCTGCGCACAAAATCGAGGCTTTTCGATGCCGTCTTTCGGACTCCCCGTGAAAAGCGTGAGGAAAAGGAAGCATTGGAAAAAGCAATTGAAGTCCTTGATTTTGTAGGGCTGACTCATTTAGCCAATCGCCAAGTGGCATTAATTTCTCAGGAAGCGAAAAAACGGGTCGCATTTGCCCTTGCTTTGGCTACTGAGCCAAAAATTGTCTTTCTTGATGAACCGGCAGCCGGCATTAATCCGGAAGAAACAGACGGCTTGGCAGAATTGATGAATAAAATGAAGGATAATGGAATTACGGTTTGCACGATTGAACATAAAATGGCTATGATTATGAGCATTGCCGACAAGATTATGGTACTTAATCAGGGTATGAAAATAGCGGAAGGAACGCCAGAAGAAATACAGAATGATCCGGTTGTCATTGAAGCTTATCTGGGAGGGGAAAGCGTTGCTGAAGTTAATTGA
- a CDS encoding ABC transporter ATP-binding protein — MLKLIDVTVRFGAFEALSNINFEVEEGELVVLLGANGAGKSTIFNTISGLNKPSKGEIQFLGKNVGGTSPDKMVKNGIVQCAEGRKLFPEMSVQENLRMGGYIHRRKKSQLKESLEEVYELFPILRDKKDDPAGSLSGGQQQMLAIGRALMSKPRLVMMDEPSMGLAPLIVEQMFGIIQEINKQGTTVLLAEQNANAALKIADRGYVIENGRIVIEGSRQELFENDDIRKAYIGA; from the coding sequence TTGCTGAAGTTAATTGATGTTACCGTTCGTTTTGGAGCCTTCGAAGCTTTAAGCAATATAAATTTTGAAGTAGAAGAAGGTGAGCTTGTCGTCTTGCTCGGTGCGAATGGTGCAGGAAAAAGTACAATATTTAATACGATTAGCGGATTGAATAAACCTTCAAAAGGAGAGATTCAATTTCTCGGAAAAAATGTCGGCGGAACCTCTCCGGATAAAATGGTGAAAAACGGAATTGTCCAATGCGCAGAGGGCAGGAAACTGTTTCCGGAAATGTCCGTTCAAGAAAATTTAAGAATGGGTGGATACATTCACCGCAGGAAGAAAAGCCAATTAAAGGAGTCGCTTGAAGAAGTATATGAACTGTTTCCTATTTTAAGAGATAAAAAAGATGACCCGGCGGGCTCGTTAAGCGGGGGCCAGCAGCAAATGCTTGCTATAGGGCGGGCATTAATGTCCAAACCACGGCTCGTTATGATGGATGAACCTTCCATGGGGCTTGCGCCGCTCATTGTAGAGCAGATGTTTGGGATCATTCAAGAAATTAACAAACAGGGCACAACGGTGCTGTTGGCTGAACAGAATGCAAATGCCGCTCTTAAAATCGCTGATCGCGGCTATGTCATCGAAAATGGGAGAATCGTAATCGAAGGAAGCAGGCAAGAGCTCTTTGAAAACGATGATATCCGAAAAGCCTATATAGGAGCTTGA
- a CDS encoding PaaI family thioesterase → MAFEVDVKKRLSGSNFLNFLGVETEVDEYGKIFMKLYVDDNVLNLNNTLHGGVHATILDSVIGQTVAQEAECPISTVNLNIFYGRPAVKNNWLTASATIVQMGYNIVTAEGTLLNENGELIAKAIGSFKILRSNK, encoded by the coding sequence ATGGCTTTTGAAGTTGATGTGAAGAAAAGATTAAGTGGGAGCAATTTTTTAAATTTTCTAGGTGTGGAAACAGAGGTTGATGAATACGGAAAAATTTTTATGAAACTATATGTCGATGACAACGTATTGAACTTAAATAATACGTTGCACGGTGGCGTTCATGCAACGATTTTGGACTCCGTCATTGGGCAGACAGTTGCCCAAGAAGCAGAATGCCCGATCTCGACAGTGAATTTGAACATTTTTTATGGCAGGCCGGCGGTGAAAAATAACTGGCTTACGGCGAGTGCTACCATCGTTCAAATGGGATATAACATCGTAACCGCGGAGGGAACCCTTCTAAATGAAAACGGCGAGTTAATTGCCAAAGCGATTGGATCATTTAAGATATTACGAAGTAACAAGTAA
- a CDS encoding class II aldolase/adducin family protein — protein sequence MKTVKTGLLKPPVFSSVEEERQHLKERLAGAFRLFSKFGFDEGVAGHITARDPEKPDHFWVNPFGTHFSQIKASDLLLVNHDGDVVEGDRPVNRAAFAIHSQIHQARPDVIAAAHSHSVYGKTWSTLGRLLDPITQDACAFYHDHSLFDDYTGVVNDVEEGRRIGEALGNRKACILRNHGLLTVGHSVDEAAWWFITMERSCQAQLMAESVGKPVLIDEEHAEKTSKYVGNHHAGWFSFQPLWDRIVKEQPDLLD from the coding sequence ATGAAAACAGTGAAAACTGGGTTGCTTAAACCACCCGTCTTTTCTTCAGTTGAAGAAGAAAGGCAGCATTTAAAAGAAAGGCTCGCTGGTGCATTCAGACTTTTTTCAAAATTCGGATTTGACGAAGGCGTTGCAGGCCATATCACTGCACGAGATCCTGAAAAACCTGATCATTTTTGGGTGAATCCTTTCGGCACCCATTTCAGCCAAATCAAAGCTTCAGACCTCTTGCTTGTGAATCATGACGGGGACGTTGTTGAAGGCGATCGCCCGGTAAACCGGGCAGCTTTTGCCATCCATTCGCAGATCCATCAAGCAAGGCCAGATGTTATTGCAGCTGCCCACTCTCATTCCGTTTATGGAAAAACGTGGTCAACACTCGGCAGGTTGCTTGATCCGATCACTCAGGATGCCTGTGCTTTTTATCATGATCATTCTCTTTTTGATGACTATACGGGGGTAGTCAATGACGTTGAGGAAGGAAGAAGGATTGGAGAGGCTTTAGGAAACCGTAAAGCTTGTATCTTACGAAATCACGGACTTTTGACGGTTGGGCACTCTGTTGATGAAGCCGCTTGGTGGTTTATTACGATGGAACGTTCCTGCCAAGCTCAATTGATGGCAGAGTCTGTAGGAAAACCAGTTCTTATTGATGAAGAACATGCTGAAAAAACAAGCAAATATGTCGGAAACCATCATGCCGGCTGGTTTAGCTTCCAACCGCTTTGGGACCGCATTGTGAAGGAACAGCCGGATTTGTTGGATTGA
- a CDS encoding IDEAL domain-containing protein: MDPQKNSYDAKVRSLARAKARQEHAFFLSFYAKLTIDETILNWKKERLQSDIDKALMNGDRESFYTLSEQYKQLVR; the protein is encoded by the coding sequence TTGGACCCTCAGAAAAATTCATATGATGCAAAGGTGAGATCATTAGCCAGAGCGAAAGCAAGACAGGAGCATGCGTTTTTCCTATCGTTTTACGCCAAATTGACAATTGATGAGACGATTTTGAATTGGAAGAAAGAACGGTTACAGTCAGATATCGATAAAGCGCTGATGAATGGTGATCGCGAATCGTTTTATACCTTGTCTGAACAATACAAACAACTTGTTCGATAA
- a CDS encoding conserved virulence factor C family protein, with product MKIHTIEPTPSPNSMKIVVDEKLPDRKYYHYKEEDIDQAPPLMKALLSIEGVKSLYHVADFIALDRYPKVSWEQILPKVREVFGENVDKSIDLKEKDAVDSSYGEVQVFVQFFRYIPMQIKLVAGDEERRVGLPETFQKAIMKAQDSSPNIVMERQWKEQGIRYGDFDEIGKAVSDELSATYDEERLQQLVKAAYEEDPKEIFIRPSITSAEVREAMKSDDWKMRFAALEKMNPKKEDIPLLAQALDDDKSSIRRLATVYLGMIEDEEVLPYLYKALKDKAVSVRRTAGDCLSDIGSTKAIPAMIEALKDNNKLVRWRAAMFLYEVGDETAIPALKEAESDPEFEVSLQARMARERIESGEEAAGSVWQQMTESRRK from the coding sequence TTGAAAATACATACGATTGAACCAACTCCTAGTCCAAATTCGATGAAAATCGTTGTAGATGAAAAGCTGCCTGATCGAAAATATTATCATTATAAAGAGGAGGACATCGACCAGGCGCCCCCGCTCATGAAAGCATTGCTTTCGATTGAAGGGGTGAAAAGCTTATACCATGTCGCCGATTTTATTGCGCTCGATCGTTATCCGAAAGTCAGTTGGGAACAAATTTTGCCAAAAGTAAGGGAAGTTTTTGGTGAAAATGTTGATAAATCCATTGATTTAAAAGAAAAGGATGCCGTCGATTCCTCATACGGAGAGGTCCAAGTTTTTGTGCAATTTTTCCGATATATTCCAATGCAAATTAAACTTGTGGCAGGAGATGAGGAAAGAAGAGTCGGACTTCCTGAAACGTTTCAAAAAGCCATTATGAAAGCTCAAGACTCGTCTCCTAACATCGTGATGGAGCGGCAATGGAAAGAACAAGGCATTCGCTACGGCGATTTTGATGAAATTGGAAAAGCTGTATCCGATGAACTTTCAGCTACTTACGATGAAGAACGGCTGCAGCAATTAGTGAAGGCTGCTTATGAAGAGGATCCGAAAGAAATATTTATTAGGCCAAGCATTACTTCGGCCGAAGTCCGAGAAGCGATGAAAAGCGATGACTGGAAAATGCGCTTTGCGGCGCTTGAAAAAATGAATCCTAAAAAAGAAGATATTCCATTGCTTGCACAAGCATTAGACGATGACAAATCCTCGATTCGCAGGCTCGCTACAGTCTATCTTGGTATGATTGAAGATGAAGAAGTACTTCCTTACCTATATAAGGCTCTGAAAGATAAAGCAGTTTCAGTAAGAAGAACTGCTGGCGACTGCTTATCAGACATTGGAAGTACAAAGGCAATCCCTGCAATGATCGAAGCATTGAAAGACAATAACAAACTTGTCCGCTGGCGAGCTGCTATGTTTCTGTATGAAGTAGGTGATGAAACAGCCATTCCTGCATTAAAAGAAGCCGAATCCGATCCAGAATTCGAAGTTAGCTTACAAGCCCGAATGGCAAGAGAAAGAATTGAAAGCGGCGAAGAGGCTGCCGGTTCCGTGTGGCAGCAAATGACGGAGAGTAGAAGGAAGTAA
- a CDS encoding class I adenylate-forming enzyme family protein, whose amino-acid sequence MTTFWSDIEPFVSKEVINGVTMKTYSDRPKTLSETLDYSVERFPEKIALVHGDEQVTYRELKKQVNHAAYQLRKTYGVQKGDRVALLLMNGIPFVVCVYAAMQIGAIAVPLNTKLKTRELEFMLQNSGAKILISNLEWWEHIASIKDTIPAEKIFITSEHVPQGTIPYHFLVEEITNEVIQEDVCEGDGAFIMYTSGTTGRPKGALISHRNIIHTCLNYTYCYRLTSDDSTVIAVPVFHITGLAAQLTTFIYLGGKIVLMPMFQPKQFLELLEGEKITHVIASPTVYVMTLMEPDYMNYDVSSIRVGAFGGAPMPGETLKALKKWIPSIELHNTYGLTETTSPAIIMPDEHQLRKISSVGVVSPVTEAKIVDPVTREELGSNEIGELLFKGPMVIEKYWNNSEATEKTIQEGWLSTGDLAMIDEEGFVTIMDRLKDMINRGGEKIFSVEVEDVLYSNPKILEAAIVGIDDPTYGEVVKACVVLKPEQTATEEDVKKWVADRLAKYKVPAYVEFLDTLPRNPNGKVIKTELRYIPEQANKQK is encoded by the coding sequence GTGACAACATTTTGGTCCGATATCGAACCTTTTGTTTCTAAAGAAGTAATAAACGGTGTAACAATGAAAACATATTCTGATCGGCCGAAAACGTTAAGTGAAACCCTCGATTACAGTGTGGAACGTTTTCCGGAAAAGATCGCACTCGTTCATGGGGACGAGCAAGTGACGTATCGAGAATTGAAAAAGCAAGTAAATCATGCAGCATATCAACTGAGGAAAACGTACGGTGTTCAAAAAGGCGATCGTGTTGCACTTTTGTTAATGAACGGCATACCGTTTGTTGTGTGTGTTTACGCCGCAATGCAAATTGGGGCAATCGCCGTTCCTTTAAACACCAAGTTAAAAACAAGAGAACTTGAATTTATGCTTCAAAACTCTGGTGCAAAGATACTGATCTCTAATTTGGAGTGGTGGGAGCATATTGCGTCAATTAAAGATACGATCCCTGCAGAGAAAATTTTTATAACGAGTGAACACGTTCCTCAAGGGACAATACCATACCATTTTCTTGTAGAAGAGATAACAAATGAAGTTATTCAGGAAGATGTTTGCGAAGGTGATGGCGCCTTTATCATGTATACTTCTGGAACAACGGGGAGACCGAAAGGCGCATTAATCTCACATCGAAATATTATCCATACATGTTTGAACTATACGTATTGCTACCGGTTAACGAGTGATGATTCAACAGTGATTGCCGTTCCAGTTTTTCACATTACCGGGTTGGCAGCACAGCTTACAACATTTATTTATCTTGGCGGAAAAATTGTCCTTATGCCGATGTTTCAGCCAAAACAATTTTTAGAATTGCTTGAAGGGGAAAAAATTACGCATGTCATTGCATCGCCAACCGTATATGTCATGACCCTAATGGAACCTGATTATATGAATTACGATGTTTCCAGTATTCGAGTAGGTGCTTTCGGCGGTGCACCAATGCCTGGGGAAACGTTAAAGGCACTTAAAAAGTGGATCCCTTCGATTGAATTGCACAACACATATGGGTTAACGGAAACGACTTCACCAGCAATCATTATGCCAGATGAACATCAGTTAAGAAAAATCAGCTCTGTCGGTGTAGTAAGTCCAGTTACAGAAGCGAAAATCGTTGATCCGGTAACAAGAGAAGAACTTGGTTCAAATGAAATTGGTGAATTGCTTTTCAAAGGCCCTATGGTCATTGAAAAATATTGGAATAACTCAGAAGCTACAGAAAAGACAATTCAAGAAGGTTGGTTGTCGACCGGTGATCTTGCAATGATCGATGAGGAAGGCTTTGTGACAATTATGGATCGTTTGAAAGACATGATTAACCGTGGTGGTGAAAAAATCTTTTCAGTCGAAGTAGAAGATGTCCTTTATTCAAATCCAAAAATTTTGGAAGCTGCAATAGTAGGCATCGATGATCCAACATACGGTGAGGTAGTCAAAGCTTGTGTTGTGCTGAAGCCGGAACAGACAGCTACAGAAGAGGATGTAAAGAAATGGGTTGCTGATCGGCTAGCAAAATATAAAGTACCGGCGTATGTCGAATTTCTTGACACGTTGCCTAGGAATCCCAACGGAAAAGTAATTAAGACCGAGTTACGTTACATCCCTGAACAAGCAAATAAACAAAAATAG
- a CDS encoding phosphotriesterase family protein, protein MTKMVNTVLGPVAADQLGKTLMHEHFFFGYPGYYGNTLYVNDREDVLKKGLEVAAKVKAHGVQTVVDATPNDCGRDPELLKEIAERSELNIICSTGYYYEGEGAPAYFKFKQGIGQAEEEIYELLMGEITNGIGKTGIKPGVIKLASSKDQITPYEEMFFKAAAKIQKETGISMITHTQEGTMGPEQAELLVSEGADPGRILIGHMDGNTDIKYHKRTLDTGVFVGFDRFGIQGFVGAPMDEDRVGLLIGLIGSGYEEQLMMSHDTVNVWLGKAPQFPAELAELIENWHVTHIFENIIPSLKNGGVTDEQINTILVGNPSRIFGGEVK, encoded by the coding sequence ATGACAAAAATGGTAAATACAGTGTTAGGTCCTGTTGCCGCCGATCAGCTTGGCAAAACATTAATGCACGAGCATTTCTTTTTTGGATACCCAGGTTATTATGGAAATACGCTTTATGTGAATGATCGTGAGGACGTATTAAAAAAGGGATTGGAAGTCGCAGCAAAAGTGAAGGCACATGGTGTGCAAACCGTTGTTGATGCGACACCAAATGATTGCGGAAGAGACCCGGAGCTTTTGAAAGAAATTGCAGAACGTTCAGAGTTGAACATCATTTGTTCGACAGGCTACTACTATGAAGGAGAAGGTGCCCCAGCTTACTTTAAGTTCAAACAAGGAATCGGACAAGCCGAAGAAGAAATTTACGAACTGTTAATGGGCGAAATTACTAATGGCATTGGAAAAACCGGAATCAAACCTGGTGTGATTAAATTAGCATCAAGTAAAGATCAAATTACACCTTACGAGGAAATGTTCTTTAAGGCGGCTGCAAAAATACAAAAAGAAACGGGAATTTCAATGATTACCCATACGCAAGAAGGTACGATGGGTCCTGAACAAGCAGAACTGCTTGTATCAGAAGGAGCAGATCCTGGCAGAATTTTAATCGGGCATATGGATGGAAATACAGATATAAAATATCACAAACGCACACTAGATACAGGGGTATTCGTTGGTTTTGATCGTTTTGGCATTCAAGGCTTTGTTGGTGCACCAATGGATGAAGATCGAGTCGGTTTATTAATTGGCTTGATAGGAAGCGGCTATGAAGAACAGTTGATGATGTCACATGATACAGTAAATGTATGGCTAGGAAAGGCGCCTCAATTTCCTGCGGAATTAGCCGAATTAATTGAAAATTGGCATGTAACACATATCTTTGAAAATATTATACCATCTTTGAAAAATGGTGGAGTGACAGACGAGCAAATCAATACGATTTTAGTAGGAAATCCAAGCAGAATTTTTGGAGGAGAAGTTAAGTAA